In bacterium, the DNA window CGGAAGCCCTGTTCAAGGCGGCCCAGTTATTTGAAGAGATGCGCGATCCCCGTGCGGAAGAATTGAGGAAGCGGTTGAGAGCGAATTATCCCGACAGCCCTTATGCAAGGAAACTGGGCGGGTGAGTGTAATGTTCAAGGTCTGAAGTTAACGTATCAAGGAGAATGGCATGATGAAAAAGGCAGTATGGTTCGGGCTGGTAATGGCGGTGTTCTGTGTTCTGGGTTCGGCACAGTGGGTGAAGGCCGAAGCGGCAGCAGCCGGGGCAGGTGCGGGTGCGGCTGTGGCAGCGGCGCCGGCCGGTGGCCTGGTCGTTGAGGACGGGGCGGCCGCCGCACCGAAGCGTGGCGAGGGCGGTTTCCTGGAGATCATCACGCGTGCCGGCTGGTTCGGTATGGTCATCTGGGCGGCGTTGATCATCTGCTCTATCATCAGTGTGGCCCTGATTGTCGACTCGTTTGTCAACATCAAGGATGTCAAGATCATGCCTCCCGATTTGATTGCCAACGTCCGCTCCTCCATGGAGCAGGGCGACCTGTTGAAGGCCATCGGGCATTGCGACAGTTCGCCCGGCGCGCTGGCGAACATTCTCAAGGCGGGGTTTGCCCAGGTTGAGGAAGGGTACGAAGTGGTGCAGGACGCCGTCGGTGTGGCCGCGGATCTGGAGAGCGAGAAACTGCTCAGCCGCGTCACCTACCTGAGCGTGATCTCGAACACCACCCCCATGCTGGGACTGATCGGTACCGTGCAAGGTATGATCATGGCCTTCTATACCATGGGAACCATGGAGGCCGGTGCCGCGCAGCAGTCCATGCTGGCCGTTAACATTTCACACGGGTTGTGGGCCACCGCCATCGGGCTGGGTACCGCCGTGCCGGCGACCGTTTTCTTCTACTACTTCAAGAACCGCGCCATGAACAGCATTCTGCGGATGGAAGCCCTGACGCTGGATCTGATCAAGGCCCTGCGTAACGTCGAAGTCGTCTCGGAGTAAACCGGCATTGGAGTTGAAGATCCTATGCGCGCGAAAAAAGAAGAAGAATATTTAAGTGGCAACCTGACGGCCATGATCGACGTGGTCTTCCAGTTGATCATTTTCTTCGTATGCACCTCCAATTTGCAGGAAAGTGCCACGGACGACCGGATTAAACTGGCTTCAGCGCCCAACGGCGTGGTTGAAAAGAAGAAGGATCCCCGTGCCGTCAAGGTGTATGTGAGTGAAAAAGGGGCCCTGTCCATTGGACGGACGCCGATTACCGCCCGTGAATTGACCATGATCCTGAACAAGGCCCGGGCCGATGCGCGGGGCGGCGACGTCCCGGTGCTGATTATGGCGGATATGCGGGCCAAACATGGCTCCGTGAAGAAGGCCATGGATGCCTGTACCGAAGCCAAGATCTGGAAAATCAAGTTCACCGCACTCAAGGAACGAGCC includes these proteins:
- a CDS encoding MotA/TolQ/ExbB proton channel family protein, giving the protein MMKKAVWFGLVMAVFCVLGSAQWVKAEAAAAGAGAGAAVAAAPAGGLVVEDGAAAAPKRGEGGFLEIITRAGWFGMVIWAALIICSIISVALIVDSFVNIKDVKIMPPDLIANVRSSMEQGDLLKAIGHCDSSPGALANILKAGFAQVEEGYEVVQDAVGVAADLESEKLLSRVTYLSVISNTTPMLGLIGTVQGMIMAFYTMGTMEAGAAQQSMLAVNISHGLWATAIGLGTAVPATVFFYYFKNRAMNSILRMEALTLDLIKALRNVEVVSE
- a CDS encoding biopolymer transporter ExbD; the encoded protein is MRAKKEEEYLSGNLTAMIDVVFQLIIFFVCTSNLQESATDDRIKLASAPNGVVEKKKDPRAVKVYVSEKGALSIGRTPITARELTMILNKARADARGGDVPVLIMADMRAKHGSVKKAMDACTEAKIWKIKFTALKERAEKA